A genomic segment from Streptosporangium roseum DSM 43021 encodes:
- a CDS encoding helix-turn-helix domain-containing protein, giving the protein MLSETVFRSDDVPPADRFERWRELVNQAHAPMDMTSDHREDFRASQRLLDLGSVSVWRTAFQSVCCRRTPKLIRQSDPEGVHLSLPTNGPLVTVRGDHEIVYDPYSLCVYDTSRPTELHAGDSSNLHAGVALEIPKALLHLPGNMLEKLTTRRLSVREGFGALLAHFLTHLMKGTGSYQPSDGFRLGTVAVDLVSALFAHTLDADDILPPETRRQTLILRIHAFIELNLVDRALTPADIAAHHHISVRYLQLLFQQQGKTVTGWIRRRRLERCREDLADPSQLARSIRAVALRRGFATSADFSRAFRAAYGMSPSEYRHAARAGDLEAILPANALGIAPPAVQKNGGDISSGA; this is encoded by the coding sequence GTGCTGTCCGAGACGGTGTTTCGGAGCGATGACGTGCCTCCGGCGGATCGATTCGAGCGCTGGCGTGAGCTTGTCAACCAGGCGCACGCGCCCATGGACATGACCAGCGACCACCGGGAGGATTTCCGGGCCTCTCAGCGTCTGCTGGATCTCGGCTCCGTTTCCGTATGGCGGACGGCCTTCCAGTCCGTATGTTGTCGCCGGACCCCGAAGCTGATCCGGCAGTCCGACCCCGAAGGGGTGCACCTGTCGCTGCCCACGAACGGCCCTCTCGTAACCGTTCGCGGCGATCACGAGATCGTATACGACCCATATAGCCTATGTGTTTACGACACCTCGCGGCCCACCGAGTTACACGCGGGCGACTCATCAAACCTGCATGCGGGAGTGGCGCTTGAGATCCCCAAGGCGCTACTGCACCTGCCCGGGAACATGCTTGAAAAGCTGACTACGCGCCGGCTGTCGGTGCGGGAGGGCTTCGGCGCCCTACTGGCCCATTTCCTTACACATTTGATGAAAGGAACCGGCTCATACCAGCCGTCCGACGGGTTTCGGCTGGGGACGGTCGCGGTCGACCTCGTGTCCGCGCTGTTCGCCCACACCCTGGACGCCGACGACATCCTCCCTCCGGAAACCCGCAGACAGACCCTGATCCTGCGCATTCACGCCTTCATCGAGCTCAACCTCGTCGACCGCGCTCTGACTCCGGCCGATATCGCGGCCCATCACCACATATCCGTCCGCTACCTGCAGCTTCTCTTCCAGCAGCAGGGCAAGACCGTGACGGGCTGGATCCGCCGGCGACGCCTCGAACGGTGCCGCGAGGACCTCGCCGACCCCTCCCAGCTCGCTCGCTCGATCCGTGCCGTCGCCCTGCGGAGGGGCTTCGCCACCTCCGCCGACTTCAGCCGCGCGTTCCGTGCCGCGTACGGCATGTCCCCTTCGGAATACCGTCATGCAGCACGCGCCGGTGATCTAGAGGCGATTCTGCCGGCAAACGCCTTGGGCATCGCGCCGCCGGCGGTCCAGAAAAATGGGGGAGACATCTCTTCGGGTGCGTGA
- a CDS encoding endonuclease/exonuclease/phosphatase family protein: protein MTDSMRGQAPVDRAESGQGGVGRWRAGVRRAILIGSRPAPWRRGLVLAALALLLGLLMLLHAKIPNRPGNLGSLVETFLPWFGLGIPVLLAGALWRRSASAVAALLLPVVVWVYLFGEQLTDKSHPGADLTVASHNVGAANPDPAGTARDLAASGANVLALEELIPQTTGTYEKELAKTYPYHTVLGTVGLWSKLPLSGTQPIDIMNYGTLAETIPADTKMAPNRALRTTVATDHGPLTVYVAHLGSVRVNPKAGFWTASRNIGVQALGKAVAAEKNKRVVLLGDLNGTMDDRVFADITSQMHSAQDAAGDGFGFTWPASFPVVRADEILVRGVELESSWVLPATGSDHLPVVAGISW from the coding sequence GTGACCGACAGTATGCGAGGACAGGCGCCGGTGGACAGGGCAGAGTCCGGACAGGGCGGCGTCGGCCGCTGGCGCGCGGGCGTCCGCCGGGCGATCCTGATCGGCTCCCGACCGGCGCCCTGGAGGCGTGGCCTGGTGCTCGCAGCACTGGCGCTGCTGCTGGGCCTGCTCATGCTGCTGCACGCGAAGATCCCGAACCGGCCCGGGAACCTCGGCAGCCTGGTGGAGACCTTCCTGCCGTGGTTCGGCCTGGGCATTCCGGTGCTGCTGGCCGGGGCGCTGTGGCGCCGCTCCGCCTCTGCGGTGGCCGCGCTGCTGCTGCCGGTCGTGGTGTGGGTTTACCTCTTCGGCGAGCAGCTCACCGACAAGTCCCACCCGGGTGCCGACCTCACCGTGGCCAGCCACAACGTCGGCGCCGCCAACCCCGACCCCGCCGGCACCGCCCGCGACCTGGCCGCCTCCGGGGCGAACGTGCTGGCGCTGGAGGAGCTGATCCCGCAGACCACAGGCACGTACGAGAAGGAACTGGCGAAAACCTACCCCTACCACACGGTGCTGGGCACGGTCGGGCTGTGGAGCAAGCTGCCACTGTCGGGCACCCAGCCGATCGACATCATGAACTACGGGACACTGGCGGAAACCATACCGGCCGACACAAAGATGGCCCCGAACCGGGCGCTGCGCACCACGGTGGCCACGGACCATGGGCCGCTGACGGTGTATGTGGCCCACCTGGGGTCCGTACGGGTGAATCCCAAGGCGGGCTTCTGGACGGCCTCGCGGAACATAGGCGTGCAGGCGCTCGGCAAGGCCGTCGCCGCCGAGAAGAACAAGCGGGTGGTGTTGCTCGGCGACCTGAACGGCACCATGGACGACCGCGTGTTCGCCGACATCACCTCACAGATGCACTCGGCCCAGGACGCGGCCGGGGACGGCTTCGGCTTCACCTGGCCGGCGTCCTTCCCGGTGGTACGGGCCGACGAGATCCTGGTCCGCGGCGTGGAGCTGGAGAGCTCATGGGTGCTGCCGGCCACCGGCAGCGACCACCTGCCGGTGGTGGCCGGAATCAGCTGGTGA
- a CDS encoding GNAT family N-acetyltransferase: protein MLPDAWHLTEDVDDFLARAGDFLRSRPALHNTPLTNIEKLRTRRAAGHGAEATVFGRLESGGEVRAIFHRTPRGFLSVTPLSAKQASTLAAHLAGIGHSPSGVIADHDTATAFAETWQRHMGAAPAPFWRTHLYRLGTLTPPQPRPEGRVRLAGEKDHEQVVHWCREFCVDVGETVSIDAIDADSWTDTRFADKYFTFWEAPDGTPVSLAGSTSMVGGMIRVDPVYTPAHLRGHGYAGAVTVEVSRAALNAGATDVVLFADPTNPTSNALYQRIGYVHVADFTGYKFSYDAPEAG from the coding sequence ATGCTCCCGGATGCCTGGCACCTCACCGAAGACGTCGACGACTTCCTCGCCCGAGCCGGAGACTTCCTGCGCTCGCGCCCCGCCCTGCACAACACGCCGCTGACGAACATCGAGAAACTGCGAACACGCAGGGCGGCCGGACATGGCGCCGAAGCCACCGTCTTCGGCCGACTGGAGTCAGGAGGCGAGGTCCGCGCCATCTTTCACCGCACTCCGCGCGGCTTCCTGAGCGTCACCCCGCTCTCTGCCAAGCAGGCCAGCACCCTCGCCGCTCACCTGGCCGGCATCGGCCACTCCCCCTCCGGCGTCATCGCGGACCACGACACCGCCACCGCTTTCGCCGAGACATGGCAGCGGCACATGGGCGCAGCGCCGGCACCGTTCTGGCGAACCCATCTTTACCGTCTCGGCACACTCACCCCACCGCAGCCGCGCCCCGAGGGCCGGGTCCGCCTCGCGGGCGAGAAGGACCACGAGCAGGTCGTGCACTGGTGCCGTGAGTTCTGCGTCGATGTCGGAGAGACCGTCTCCATAGACGCCATCGACGCCGACTCCTGGACCGACACGCGTTTCGCGGACAAGTACTTCACCTTCTGGGAGGCCCCGGACGGCACTCCCGTCTCCCTGGCGGGCTCGACGTCTATGGTCGGCGGCATGATCCGGGTGGACCCCGTCTACACCCCGGCCCACCTCCGGGGCCACGGCTACGCAGGCGCCGTGACGGTCGAGGTGAGCAGGGCCGCGCTGAACGCGGGCGCGACGGACGTCGTCCTGTTCGCGGACCCGACCAACCCCACCAGCAACGCCCTCTACCAGCGCATCGGATACGTCCACGTCGCCGACTTCACCGGGTACAAATTCTCCTATGACGCACCAGAGGCCGGGTAG
- a CDS encoding DUF4331 domain-containing protein gives MQLTSARSRWTWIAGASIAVLTATVLLGPTMRPSTATSHWDAPATTLNKQIDATDLYAFTSPERQDTVTIVANYIPFQAPHKPYQFDTDARYEVHIDNTGTGKAAVTYRWTFANKGLPVPSFVRKREHKAGPLDSLVEQSYTLTRLRDGKSETLVRNGYAAPTDMGALATPNYPALRHKAVVDLPGGGKVFTGTAADPFYSDNHAVNLLRFGLPFFPVKTGVPLNVSSLALQLPKSELALGGDPARNPVIGVWTTASRKSSGLLGSGSADYKQVSRLGNPNFNEVIIPLKQRDHFNTLRPDGDESGNLVVPATLDPDQAKVVAQQAGVTAPPAPRKDLEQIYLTGLTTRADGPIKQDLNSHLLNQDTPGVAKAEELRLNMSTPLATAPDKYGILKGDAQGYPNGRRLIDDVVTVNLRMLLGEPAGRGAPGLIAEDNPAFLLKPITGSFPYLALPVTATG, from the coding sequence ATGCAACTGACCAGCGCTCGGAGCCGGTGGACGTGGATCGCCGGCGCCTCCATCGCCGTCCTGACGGCCACGGTGCTCCTCGGTCCCACGATGCGTCCGAGCACGGCGACCAGCCACTGGGACGCCCCCGCCACCACCCTCAACAAGCAGATCGACGCCACCGACCTGTACGCCTTCACCAGCCCGGAACGGCAGGACACGGTCACGATCGTGGCCAACTACATCCCTTTCCAGGCGCCGCACAAGCCGTACCAGTTCGACACCGACGCCCGCTATGAGGTGCACATCGACAACACCGGCACCGGCAAGGCCGCCGTCACCTACCGATGGACCTTCGCCAACAAGGGCCTGCCAGTGCCCTCCTTCGTCCGCAAGCGCGAGCACAAGGCCGGCCCGCTGGACTCTCTGGTCGAGCAAAGCTACACGCTGACCAGGCTGCGCGACGGCAAGTCGGAGACCCTGGTCCGCAACGGGTACGCCGCCCCCACCGACATGGGCGCCCTGGCCACTCCCAACTACCCGGCACTGCGCCACAAGGCCGTCGTCGACCTGCCCGGTGGGGGCAAGGTGTTCACCGGCACCGCCGCCGACCCGTTCTACTCCGACAACCACGCCGTCAACCTGCTCAGGTTCGGGCTCCCGTTCTTCCCGGTCAAGACCGGCGTACCGCTGAACGTCAGCTCCCTGGCCCTGCAACTTCCCAAGTCGGAGCTGGCGCTCGGCGGCGACCCGGCCCGCAACCCGGTCATCGGCGTCTGGACCACCGCCTCCCGCAAGTCGAGCGGCCTGCTCGGCTCCGGCTCGGCCGACTACAAGCAGGTCTCCCGGCTGGGCAACCCCAACTTCAACGAAGTGATCATCCCGCTCAAGCAGCGCGACCACTTCAACACCCTGCGACCGGACGGGGACGAGAGCGGCAACCTCGTCGTACCGGCCACGCTCGACCCCGACCAGGCCAAGGTCGTCGCCCAACAGGCCGGCGTCACGGCGCCGCCGGCCCCGCGCAAGGACCTGGAGCAGATCTACCTCACCGGTCTCACCACGCGGGCGGACGGGCCGATCAAGCAGGACCTCAACTCCCACCTGCTCAACCAGGACACCCCGGGCGTCGCCAAGGCGGAAGAACTGCGGCTCAACATGAGCACACCCCTCGCCACCGCACCCGACAAGTACGGCATCCTCAAGGGCGACGCCCAGGGCTACCCCAACGGTCGCCGCCTCATCGACGACGTCGTGACCGTCAACCTGCGGATGCTCCTGGGCGAACCCGCGGGCCGGGGCGCGCCGGGCCTCATCGCCGAGGACAACCCCGCGTTCCTGCTCAAGCCCATCACCGGCAGCTTCCCCTACCTGGCGCTGCCCGTCACCGCCACCGGCTGA
- a CDS encoding serine hydrolase produces the protein MDDQIHPDHTLRLVARLIAADEDVELLIVPGAEHQFIDCLLYVRKRAWDFLVRELMGAQPPANHPAPPPIDPESLGEIFARARHRRRGTMKTQSPSAITATRARTDSVHRRPVILGKIFRRVAVPALAAALLAGAATPAVATADSSAAVSEAAAGQDRPELQKAIQEIVDLGLAGLQLRVHDERGEWVGSAGVRKLGQSAKPPTNGRFWTGSAIKPLTATLVLQLVAEGKIGLDAPVAGYLPKLGLDRRITVRMMLQHTTGLFNYTGDFYDGKYVPGIPGKGKEWLDNRFHSYQPEELVRLALSKPPKFAPGTDQDYANTNYTLALLLIEKVTGRSYAQEMKRRILRPLGMRNTVVPGDRTQLPGPHAHGYFRYQDAGQWKVVDVSRQNPSLLAGAGALISTTQDLQTFISALMGGKLLPAPLLAEMRKPYGKLGYGLGLFVQDLGPNCGGTVFQHNGSPPEGYGALMYSSPDGKKTLTASMTTGDAAVDPAALYPKLVDRLLKEVFCGGKAAG, from the coding sequence ATGGACGACCAGATCCACCCGGACCACACGCTGCGGCTGGTCGCCCGGCTCATCGCCGCCGATGAGGATGTCGAACTGCTCATCGTGCCCGGGGCCGAGCACCAATTCATCGACTGTCTGCTTTACGTCCGCAAGCGCGCCTGGGACTTCCTGGTGCGCGAGCTGATGGGCGCGCAGCCGCCTGCCAACCACCCCGCCCCACCCCCTATCGACCCCGAATCGCTCGGCGAGATCTTCGCCCGAGCGCGACACCGGAGACGAGGAACCATGAAAACCCAATCCCCATCAGCGATCACGGCGACCAGAGCGCGCACCGACAGCGTGCACCGGCGCCCGGTCATCCTCGGCAAGATCTTCCGGCGCGTGGCGGTGCCGGCGCTGGCGGCCGCGCTGCTGGCCGGGGCGGCCACACCCGCGGTGGCCACAGCCGACAGCAGCGCGGCCGTGTCGGAGGCCGCTGCCGGGCAGGATCGCCCGGAGCTGCAGAAGGCCATCCAGGAGATCGTCGATCTCGGTCTCGCCGGGCTGCAGCTGCGTGTGCACGATGAGCGGGGCGAGTGGGTCGGCAGCGCCGGGGTGCGCAAGCTCGGCCAGAGCGCCAAGCCGCCGACGAACGGGCGGTTCTGGACGGGCAGCGCCATCAAGCCCCTCACCGCGACCCTGGTGCTTCAACTGGTGGCCGAAGGCAAGATCGGGCTGGACGCCCCGGTGGCCGGCTACCTGCCCAAGCTCGGGCTGGACCGGCGGATCACCGTGCGGATGATGTTGCAGCACACCACCGGGTTGTTCAACTACACCGGCGACTTCTACGACGGGAAGTACGTGCCGGGGATCCCCGGCAAGGGCAAAGAGTGGCTGGACAACCGGTTCCACAGCTACCAGCCGGAGGAGCTGGTACGGCTGGCGCTGTCCAAGCCGCCGAAGTTCGCGCCGGGGACGGACCAGGACTACGCCAACACCAACTACACGCTGGCCTTGCTGCTGATCGAGAAGGTCACCGGCCGCTCCTACGCCCAGGAGATGAAGCGGCGGATCCTGCGGCCGCTCGGGATGCGGAACACCGTGGTGCCGGGCGACCGGACGCAGCTGCCCGGGCCGCACGCCCACGGCTACTTCCGCTACCAGGACGCCGGCCAGTGGAAGGTGGTCGACGTCTCCCGCCAGAACCCCTCGCTACTGGCCGGCGCCGGCGCACTGATCTCGACCACCCAAGACCTCCAGACGTTCATCTCCGCGCTGATGGGCGGCAAGCTCCTGCCGGCTCCGCTGCTGGCCGAGATGCGCAAGCCGTACGGGAAGCTCGGCTACGGCCTTGGGCTGTTCGTACAGGACCTGGGCCCGAACTGCGGCGGCACCGTCTTCCAGCACAACGGCAGCCCTCCGGAGGGCTACGGGGCGCTGATGTACAGCTCGCCCGACGGAAAGAAGACCCTGACCGCCTCGATGACCACCGGGGACGCCGCAGTCGACCCGGCAGCGCTGTACCCGAAGCTGGTGGACAGGCTCCTCAAGGAGGTGTTCTGCGGCGGGAAGGCCGCGGGCTGA
- a CDS encoding high-affinity nickel-transporter codes for MITALAAAVVLAAHPLGNFSINHYDGLTIHRDRIEHLAIVDLAEIPTLQQPPTGPADTHASRACAELRDAVRSQAGGRPLTWRVTTASFVYQPGAAGLRTSRLTCRLTASLRVDRPLALTFANTYHGDAMGWREITAKGHGVRLRDSTVPADSVSGELRDYPADLLSSPLDVRRARLTVEPGDGGSTAPADVPGMDAVTRHTGLLADRLDTLIGADRLTVPLGLLALLLSLVLGAVHAAMPGHGKTVMAAYLAGRRGRLRDAVTVAATVTTTHTAGVLTLGGLITVASAITGEVVLGWLGVASGLLIAVIGAGLLRSAFRNRPHHGHGHGHGHGHERWSGGVVALAVAGGLVPSPSALVVLLGAMALGRTAFGVLTVVCYGLGMAITLLITALALRRLGDLTLAGRMRRLRPYSAAMTATLVLLVGMGVTLRAVAALV; via the coding sequence ATGATCACAGCACTCGCCGCCGCCGTGGTGCTGGCCGCGCATCCACTGGGCAACTTCAGCATCAACCACTACGACGGGCTGACGATCCACCGCGACAGGATCGAGCACCTCGCCATCGTGGACCTCGCCGAGATCCCCACCCTGCAACAACCGCCGACCGGCCCCGCGGACACCCACGCCTCTCGCGCCTGCGCCGAGTTGCGTGACGCCGTCCGCTCGCAGGCCGGGGGACGGCCGCTGACCTGGCGTGTCACCACCGCCTCTTTCGTCTACCAGCCGGGCGCCGCCGGACTGCGCACCAGCAGGCTCACGTGCCGTCTGACCGCGTCCTTGCGCGTCGACCGGCCGCTCGCCCTCACCTTCGCCAACACCTACCACGGCGACGCCATGGGCTGGCGGGAGATCACGGCCAAGGGGCACGGCGTGCGCCTGCGCGACTCCACCGTCCCCGCAGACAGCGTGTCCGGCGAGCTACGCGACTACCCCGCCGACCTGCTCAGCTCACCGCTCGACGTACGCCGGGCGCGCCTGACGGTGGAGCCGGGCGATGGCGGCTCCACCGCGCCGGCGGACGTGCCGGGCATGGACGCCGTCACCCGCCACACTGGCCTGCTGGCCGACCGGCTCGACACTCTGATCGGCGCCGACCGGCTGACCGTGCCACTCGGGCTGCTGGCCCTGCTCTTGTCGCTGGTGCTGGGGGCCGTGCACGCGGCGATGCCCGGCCACGGCAAGACCGTTATGGCCGCCTACCTCGCCGGACGGCGAGGTAGGCTGCGGGACGCCGTCACCGTCGCGGCCACGGTCACCACCACCCACACGGCGGGCGTGCTGACCCTGGGGGGGCTGATCACGGTCGCCAGCGCGATCACCGGTGAGGTGGTGCTGGGCTGGCTCGGCGTGGCCAGCGGGCTCCTCATCGCCGTGATCGGCGCCGGCCTGCTCCGCTCCGCCTTCCGTAACCGGCCCCACCACGGACACGGACACGGACACGGACACGGGCACGAGAGGTGGTCGGGTGGGGTCGTGGCGCTGGCGGTAGCCGGTGGGCTGGTGCCCAGCCCGTCCGCCCTGGTGGTCCTGCTCGGTGCGATGGCACTTGGACGCACCGCGTTCGGTGTCCTGACCGTGGTGTGCTACGGACTCGGCATGGCGATAACGCTGCTGATCACGGCGCTCGCCCTGCGCAGGCTGGGCGACCTCACCCTGGCAGGGCGGATGCGGCGGTTGCGCCCGTACAGCGCCGCCATGACCGCCACGCTCGTCCTGCTCGTGGGCATGGGCGTCACGCTGCGCGCAGTGGCCGCCCTCGTATGA
- a CDS encoding tetratricopeptide repeat protein, with amino-acid sequence MSRVRRLLPLLGCVLLGCVLLTLYAPEGLLRRDEPPPVPAGWSPYDLAESIEAAQLRLRRHPDDAAVWASLGNMYLEQARRTTDTAYYQRAQGAFERSLRQPTGDGEPYIDATIGMGALANARHDFAGALRWAERAREAAPFRWALYGVLTDAHLELGHYEQAETTLRRMLDGHPDLASFTRAARLEHLHGRPGPARDLLHRACVIPGDPAEYAFCQWQLGELAWNNGDPRTALTAYTQALAADPEHASARAGKARAEAALGHTDQALRDYATAVARSPSFVIEYGELLHHLGDGDGARRQYAVFTAQHKLLAANGDTDNLAMGTFEANHGDADTAVRHLRAEWKRRQSVEVADALGWALHQAGHHTEAAAYTARADALGGRNALFAYHRGEIEHALGHTAAARAHLTRAMSINPHFSPAGAARARALLAETP; translated from the coding sequence ATGAGTCGCGTACGGCGATTGCTGCCCCTGCTGGGATGCGTGCTGCTGGGCTGCGTCCTGCTGACCCTGTACGCCCCCGAAGGACTCCTGCGCCGGGACGAGCCGCCTCCCGTACCGGCAGGCTGGTCACCGTACGACCTGGCCGAATCGATCGAGGCCGCCCAACTGCGCCTGCGCCGTCACCCCGACGATGCGGCGGTCTGGGCGAGCCTCGGCAACATGTACCTGGAGCAGGCCCGCCGCACCACAGACACCGCCTACTACCAAAGGGCCCAAGGCGCGTTCGAACGTTCACTACGCCAGCCGACCGGCGACGGGGAGCCGTACATCGACGCCACGATCGGCATGGGCGCCCTGGCCAACGCCCGGCACGACTTCGCCGGCGCGCTCCGCTGGGCCGAACGCGCCCGCGAGGCCGCGCCGTTCCGCTGGGCCCTGTACGGCGTGCTCACTGACGCCCACCTCGAACTCGGCCACTACGAACAGGCCGAGACCACGCTGCGCCGCATGCTCGACGGCCACCCCGACCTCGCCTCCTTCACCAGAGCCGCCCGCCTGGAACACCTGCACGGCAGGCCCGGCCCCGCCCGCGACCTGCTACACCGCGCCTGCGTGATCCCCGGCGATCCCGCCGAGTACGCCTTCTGCCAATGGCAACTCGGCGAGCTTGCCTGGAACAACGGCGACCCTCGCACCGCACTCACCGCCTACACCCAGGCGCTGGCCGCCGACCCCGAACACGCGTCCGCACGCGCGGGCAAGGCTCGCGCGGAGGCCGCGCTCGGCCACACCGACCAGGCCCTGCGCGACTACGCCACCGCCGTCGCCCGCTCCCCGTCATTCGTCATCGAATATGGAGAGTTGCTCCATCACCTCGGCGACGGAGACGGAGCCAGGCGGCAGTACGCCGTCTTCACCGCCCAGCACAAGCTGCTGGCCGCGAACGGAGACACCGACAACCTGGCCATGGGCACGTTCGAGGCAAACCACGGCGACGCGGACACCGCGGTCCGGCACCTGCGAGCGGAGTGGAAACGGCGCCAAAGCGTCGAGGTCGCCGACGCGCTCGGCTGGGCACTGCACCAAGCAGGCCACCATACCGAGGCCGCCGCCTACACCGCCCGCGCCGACGCGCTCGGCGGGCGCAACGCACTGTTCGCCTACCACCGGGGCGAGATCGAGCACGCGCTCGGGCACACCGCCGCCGCTCGCGCCCACCTCACCAGGGCGATGTCCATCAACCCGCACTTCTCACCGGCCGGGGCAGCGCGGGCTCGGGCCCTGCTGGCAGAGACGCCATGA
- a CDS encoding M15 family metallopeptidase, producing MSQIPASTRKTSRKIYWILGVGLIFVIAMISTALGYESQNSPPSSAAPWSSPAASPSDVPCGVQRGSPGEKGPRSEHRGPLGEADGVVPDGVTVFDDAIPAVANLDTDLFKALRRAATDAANERIKFYVSSGWRSPAYQNQLLREAVSKYGSEKEAARWVATAATSLHVKGEAVDIGHSDATVWLSKHGAEYGLCQIYRNETWHYELRPEAIDHGCPRMYADPTQDPRMRK from the coding sequence ATGTCTCAAATACCAGCCTCGACGCGGAAAACGTCCCGCAAGATTTACTGGATTCTCGGCGTTGGCCTGATATTCGTCATTGCGATGATCAGCACGGCCCTTGGCTATGAGTCGCAGAACTCTCCGCCCTCCTCGGCCGCGCCGTGGTCCTCCCCCGCCGCGTCGCCCTCGGATGTTCCTTGCGGTGTGCAACGTGGTTCGCCCGGCGAGAAAGGTCCTCGCAGTGAACACCGTGGTCCGCTCGGCGAGGCCGACGGTGTCGTCCCCGACGGTGTCACGGTTTTCGACGACGCGATTCCGGCCGTGGCCAACCTCGATACCGATCTCTTCAAGGCGCTCCGCCGGGCCGCGACGGACGCCGCGAATGAAAGAATCAAATTCTACGTCAGTAGCGGCTGGCGTTCCCCGGCGTACCAGAATCAGCTTCTTCGCGAAGCGGTCTCCAAATACGGCTCTGAGAAAGAGGCCGCCCGATGGGTGGCAACTGCGGCGACCTCGCTTCACGTGAAAGGGGAGGCGGTCGACATCGGGCACTCCGATGCCACCGTGTGGCTGTCGAAACACGGGGCCGAGTACGGGCTGTGCCAGATCTACAGGAACGAAACCTGGCACTACGAACTGCGCCCCGAAGCGATCGATCACGGCTGCCCGCGCATGTACGCCGACCCCACCCAGGACCCCAGGATGCGGAAGTGA
- the istB gene encoding IS21-like element helper ATPase IstB, with the protein MPVTAARARSCAARKSCSTTTRSPWTPGTSRSPDSRRGALDKALRTLRLGGMLDTLDTRLSQARAGDLGHIEFLQVLCEDEISRRESAAMERRERRARFDEPVTMEGFDFAASPKLPAAQLRDLGALRWLHAGESVILYGPVGVGKSHIAQSLGQLVIRQGMDVRFIKTSRALAHLAGGHADQSWRKRLSELTKPALLILDDWGMRELTAAQADDLYELVSERSGKSMILTSNRAPEEWYKLFPNPVVGESLLDRLINTSYRIFMDGPSYRPNKRPGQKPAANRAKSRS; encoded by the coding sequence ATGCCGGTGACGGCGGCGCGGGCGCGTTCCTGCGCGGCCCGCAAGAGCTGTTCAACCACGACGCGGTCGCCCTGGACGCCTGGGACATCCCGGTCTCCTGACTCGCGACGAGGCGCGCTGGACAAGGCTCTCCGCACGCTGCGACTCGGCGGCATGCTCGACACCCTCGACACCCGGCTCAGCCAAGCCCGCGCCGGCGACCTAGGACACATCGAATTCCTGCAGGTGTTGTGTGAGGACGAGATCTCCCGCCGGGAATCGGCCGCGATGGAGCGTCGAGAGCGTCGCGCCCGCTTCGACGAGCCGGTCACCATGGAAGGCTTCGACTTCGCCGCCTCACCCAAGTTGCCCGCCGCTCAGCTACGCGATCTGGGAGCGCTGCGCTGGTTGCACGCCGGAGAGTCCGTGATCTTGTATGGCCCGGTTGGGGTCGGAAAGTCACACATCGCCCAGTCGCTGGGCCAACTCGTCATCCGCCAGGGCATGGACGTCCGCTTCATCAAAACCTCCCGCGCGCTGGCTCACCTGGCAGGCGGGCACGCCGACCAGAGCTGGCGCAAACGCCTGTCCGAACTGACCAAACCCGCCCTGCTCATCCTGGATGACTGGGGCATGCGAGAACTCACCGCCGCCCAAGCCGACGACCTCTATGAACTGGTCTCCGAACGCTCCGGCAAGTCGATGATCCTCACCTCCAACCGGGCCCCGGAGGAGTGGTACAAGCTGTTTCCCAACCCGGTGGTCGGCGAGTCCCTCCTGGACCGGCTGATCAACACCAGCTACCGGATCTTCATGGACGGCCCGAGCTACCGCCCCAACAAACGTCCTGGTCAGAAACCCGCGGCGAACCGGGCCAAGAGCCGTTCCTGA
- a CDS encoding AAA family ATPase produces the protein MIVWLNGTHGAGKTTTSALVQQLIPDSRVFDAEKVGETLMDITPGLPATDNFQHWPPWRPLVVETARRVLDYTGGTLVMPMTVLVEQYWREISTGLAQHAIPIRHFVLHADQDTLRRRIEGDALLGPSPFRLKYLEPYAEAARMWLHGEAEIVDTTHLTPAQAALQIAEAVKS, from the coding sequence ATGATCGTATGGCTCAACGGCACCCACGGCGCAGGCAAGACGACGACCAGTGCACTCGTGCAGCAACTGATCCCGGATTCACGGGTGTTCGACGCCGAGAAGGTCGGCGAGACACTCATGGACATCACGCCAGGGCTGCCCGCGACGGACAACTTCCAGCACTGGCCACCGTGGCGGCCACTCGTAGTCGAGACCGCCCGCCGCGTACTCGACTACACCGGCGGCACCCTGGTGATGCCCATGACTGTCCTGGTCGAGCAGTACTGGCGCGAGATCAGCACGGGCCTCGCCCAACATGCCATCCCAATACGGCACTTCGTCCTCCACGCTGACCAGGACACCCTCCGCAGGCGCATCGAGGGGGACGCTCTTCTTGGCCCCTCCCCCTTCCGCCTCAAATACCTTGAGCCCTACGCCGAGGCGGCCCGCATGTGGCTGCACGGCGAAGCCGAGATCGTCGACACCACGCACCTCACGCCTGCCCAGGCCGCCCTGCAGATCGCAGAGGCCGTTAAGAGTTGA